A region from the Dendropsophus ebraccatus isolate aDenEbr1 chromosome 1, aDenEbr1.pat, whole genome shotgun sequence genome encodes:
- the LOC138771406 gene encoding E3 ubiquitin/ISG15 ligase TRIM25-like — translation MASADLGDELRCSICLSTFADPVTLRCGHNFCRACIDQVLNTQDGAGVYSCPECRANFQERPTLQRNITLYNVAERLQSTQPHQEEITGICCTYCILSPVPAVRSCLLCEASLCDNHLRYHSKEPEHVLTDPSTSLEKRKCSVHKKVLEYFCTEDNACICVYCRLDKEHQGHRVEMLDEASEKKKKKLKNVLQKVITKREKTEESVRNVEERWRKAQEKASAEVERVTALINDIREQLDNLEKRVLSEIFKQEEQLSLSMSVVIQKLEIKKNELSRKMRDIEELCNMADPLTVLQDPDTSDLCDPEKGGGDEDTGGHDGDDVDVDVITGMLHARISDIMTYLQTILPTKPKSMRPQPPSVQSRPSRTQASPVSGTQYGNDGVIVRSKAAGGKGGIYGEGPVDILLDVNTAGNKILISDDLKTATWTNIKQNRPETSERFQDYQVMSSRSFTSGRHYWDVEISGSWSWRVGMCYPSMDKKEDQSSIGDNNKSWALYGGQWCNNQHLLIHDSKLIRLHQQFPSRRVRICLDYEAGQLSFYELRFPTRHLYTFTTTFTEPLHAALYVCGGTIKILGGAGMKMRRFSNPIFMLRRKVCSV, via the exons ATGGCGTCTGCTGATCTTGGAGACGAGCTGCGCTGTTCCATCTGTCTGAGCACTTTTGCAGATCCTGTAACCCTGAGATGTGGACATAACTTCTGCCGGGCCTGTATCGATCAGGTCCTGAatacacaggacggggctggagtttattcctgtcctgaatgCAGAGCTAATTTTCAGGAGCGGCCGACACTACAGAGGAACATAACTCTGTATAATGTAGCAGAACGTCTCCAGTCTACTCAGCCCCATCAGGAGGAGATCACCGGGATCTGCTGCACTTACTGTATTCTCTCTCCTGTACCTGCTGTGAGATCCTGTCTGCTgtgtgaggcttctctgtgtgataatCACCTGAGATATCACAGCAAGGAACCAGAACACGTCCTGACCGAtcccagcacttccctggagaaAAGGAAATGTTCCGTCCATAAGAAGGTCCTGGAATATTTCTGTACTGAGGACAATGCTTGTATCTGTGTGTACTGCAGATTGGATAAAGAACATCAGGGACACCGAGTGGAGATGCTGGATGAGGCatctgagaagaagaagaagaaactgaaaaatgttctgcagaaagtgatcacaaagagagagaagactgaggaAAGTGTCCGGAATGTGGAGGAGCGCTGGAGAAAAGCTCAAGAAAAAGCATCTGCAGAAGTTGAGAGAGTCACTGCCCTGATTAATGACATCAGGGAACAGTTGGACAACCTGGAGAAAAGGGTCCTAAGTGAGATCTTtaagcaggaggagcagctgtcactgtcaatGTCTGTTGTCATCCAGAAGCTGGAAATAAAGAAGAAtgagctgtccaggaagatgagggacattgaggagctgtgtaacatggcggatccactgactgtcttaCAAGATCCAGACACAAGTGACTTGTGTGACCCTGagaaggggggaggtgatgaggacacagggggacatgatggagatg ATGTAGATGTGGATGTGATTACAGGGATGTTACATGCACGTATCTCTGATATAATGACATATCTACAGACCATATTACCCACAAAACCGAAATCAATGAGGCCACAACCCCCCAGTGTCCAATCTCGGCCCAGTCGCACACAAGCTTCACCTGTGTCAGGTACACAATATGGGAACGATGGTGTAATAGTTAGAAGTAAGGCtgctggggggaaaggagggatcTATGGGGAGGGTCCTGTAGACATATTACTGGATGTAAACACAGCGGGTAATAAAATACTTATATCAGACGACCTAAAAACTGCAACCTGGACAAATATAAAGCAGAATCGTCCAGAAACATCAGAGAGATTCCAGGATTATCAGGTGATGAGCAGCAggagttttacctcagggcgacattactgggatgtggagatCAGTGGATCGTGGAGTTGGAGGGTGGGGATGTGTTACCCCAGTATGGACAAGAAGGAAGATCAGTCATCTATTGGGGACAATAACAAGTCTTGGGCTTTATATGGAGGGCAGTGGTGTAATAATCAGCATTTGCTAATACATGACAGTAAATTAATCCGATTACATCAGCAGTTCCCCAGTAGGAGAGTCAGGATCtgtctggattatgaggccgggcagCTGTCCTTTTATGAGCTGCGTTTCCCCACCAGACACTTATACACCTTCACTAccaccttcaccgagccccttcATGCTGCACTTTATGTATGTGGGGGTACTATAAAAATATTAGGAGGAGCAGGAATGAAAATGCGCAGATTTTCAAATCCCATCTTTATGTTGCGAAGAAAGGTCTGCTCTGTGTAG
- the LOC138788374 gene encoding tripartite motif-containing protein 12A-like, whose amino-acid sequence MVTMADLLKLPEPMSRENAGMASADLREELLCSICLTTFFDPVTLTCGHNFCRGCIDHFLNTQVRAQSSFCPECREKFYGRSELKRNINLHNAAIRLLSTQPHQEEVNGICCTYCVEFLVPAVKSCLLCEASLCDKHLRVHSKSPEHVLTDLSTSLENRKCSFHNKILEYYCIEDGVFICVSCCLMEEHQGHKMESLEEKLEKKKKEMGKILQRLATKRETTEQDFQSVENHRHKAEEKGAREAERVTALFMDIRSRLDDLEKRVLREISSQEEQMSLSAPIQQLEIMKDELSRKMRHIEELCNIVDPLTFLCDSEISDLSDSEDGGSDEDTDGDTGGHDGGDGDTGGHDGGDEDTGGHDGGDEGT is encoded by the exons ATGGTAACCATGGCAGACCTATTAAAGCTTCCCGAACCTATGAGTAGAGAGAACGCAG GCATGGCATCTGCTGATCTGAGAGAAGAGCTGCTCTGCTCCATCTGTCTGACTACTTTTTTTGATCCTGTAACCCTGAcatgtggacacaacttctgccggggATGCATAGACCATTTCCTGAATACACAAGTTAGAGCTCAATCTTCATTCTGCCCTGAATGTAGAGAAAAGTTTTATGGGCGGTCTGAACTAAAGAGAAATATAAATCTACATAATGCAGCAATACGCCTTCTGTCTACCCAGCCACATCAGGAGGAGGTCAACGGGATCTGCTGCACTTACTGTGTGGAGTTTCTCGTACCTGCTGTGAAATCCTGTCTGCTgtgtgaggcttctctgtgtgataaacATCTGAGAGttcacagcaagtcaccagaacacgtcctgaCCGATCTCAGCACTTCCCTGGAAAATAGGAAATGCTCCTTCCACAACAAAATCCTTGAATATTACTGCATTGAGGATGGTGTTTTtatctgtgtgtcctgctgtCTGATGGAAGAACATCAAGGACATAAGATGGAGTCTCTAGAAGagaaattggagaaaaaaaagaaagaaatgggaAAAATTTTGCAGAGGTTGGCCACAAAAAGAGAGACGACTGAACAAGATTTCCAGAGTGTGGAAAATCACAGGCATAAAGCTGAAGAGAAAGGAGCTAGAGAAGCCGAAAGAGTCACTGCCCTGTTTATGGACATCAGAAGTCGACTAGATGACCTGGAGAAAAGGGTCCTGAGGGAGATCTCCAGTCAGGAGGAGCAGATGTCACTGTCTGCTCCGatacagcagctggaaataatgaaggacgagctgtccaggaagatgaggcacattgaggagctgtgtaaTATTGTGGATCCACTGACTTTCTTATGTGATTCAGAAATAAGTGACTTGTCTGATTCTGAGGATGGGGGAAGTGATGAGGACacagatggggacacagggggacatgatggaggtgatggggacacagggggacatgatggaggtgatgaggacacaggaggacatgatggaggtgatgagggcaca
- the LOC138788310 gene encoding E3 ubiquitin/ISG15 ligase TRIM25-like, producing the protein MASADLRDELLCSICLNLYTDPVILRCGHNFCWGCIDQVLNTQDGAGGYSCPECREEFQERPTLQRNITLRNVAERLRSTQPHEEEITGICCTYCIHSPVPAVKSCLLCEASLCDNHLRVHSKSPEHVLTDPSTSLEKRKCSVHKKVLEYYCTEDNACICVSCRLDGEHQGHRVEKLDEASEKKKKKLRNVLQKVITKREKTEERVRSVEERWRKAEEKASAEAERVTVLFLDIRRRQDDLEKRVLSEISRQEELLSLSLSDVIQKLVIKKDELSRKMRHIVEVCNMADPLDVLQDPDTGDLCDPEEGGGDEDTGGHDKTQDVDVDVITGMLHTGISDIMTYLQTISPAKPKAMGAQPPSVRSRPSHTQASPVSGTEYGGDGVIVRTGGAGEVGTYGEGPADILLNVNTAGNNLLISNDLNMATWRKETQNHPKTAERFLCNHQVMGTGRFSSGRHYWDVEINVSVLWMVGMCYPSIDRRGDQSYIGDNNMSWVLCGGQVCNNQYLVIHVGKEIKLRHQISSDRVRICLDYEAGRLSFYELCYPIRHLHTFMTTFTGPLHAVLGVYDGYIKISRSPTDMRDHHHRGNVPRD; encoded by the coding sequence ATGGCGTCTGCTGATCTGAGAGACGAGCTGCTCTGCTCCATCTGTCTGAACCTTTATACAGATCCTGTAATcctgagatgtggacacaacttctgctggggatgtattgatcAGGTCCTGAatacacaggacggggctggaggTTATTCCTGCCCTGAATGTAGAGAAGAATTTCAGGAGCGGCCAACACTACAGAGGAACATAACTCTACGTAATGTAGCAGAACGTCTCCGGTCTACTCAGCCCCATGAGGAGGAGATCACCGGGATCTGCTGCACTTACTGTATTCACTCTCCTGTACCTGCTGTGAAATCCTGTCTGTTgtgtgaggcttctctgtgtgataatCACCTGAGAGttcacagcaagtcaccagaacacgtcctgaccgatcccagcacttccctggagaagaggaaatgttctgtccataagaaggtcctggaatattactgcactgaggacaatgcttgtatctgtgtgtcctgcagattGGATGGAGAACATCAGGGACACCGAGTGGAGAAGCTGGATGAGGCCtccgagaagaagaagaagaaactgagaaatgtcctgcagaaagtgatcacaaagagagagaagactgaggaAAGAGTCCGGAGTGTGGAGGAGCGCTGGAGAAAAGCTGAAGAAAAAGCATCTGCAGAAGCTGAGAGAGTCACTGTCCTCTTTTTAGACATCAGGAGACGGCAGGACGACCTGGAGAAGAGGGTCCTGAGTGAGATCTCCAGGCAggaggagctgctgtcactatcacTGTCTGATGTCATCCAGAAACTGGTAATAAAGAAGGAtgagctgtccaggaagatgagacacattgTGGAGGtgtgtaacatggcggatccactggatgtcttacaggatccagacacaggtgacttgtgtgatcctgaAGAGGGTGGAGgggatgaggacacagggggacatgataaGACACAAGATGTAGATGTGGATGTGATTACAGGGATGTTACATACAGGTATCTCTGATATAATGACATATCTACAGACCATCTCACCCGCAAAACCAAAAGCAATGGGAGCACAACCCCCCAGTGTCCGATCTCGGCCCAGTCACACACAAGCTTCACCTGTGTCAGGTACAGAATATGGGGGTGATGGGGTAATAGTCAGGACTGGGGGTGCGGGGGAGGTCGGGACTTATGGCGAGGGTCCTGCAGACATATTGCTGAATGTAAACACAGCTGGTAATAATCTCCTTATATCAAATGACCTGAATATGGCAACTTGGAGAAAGGAAACACAGAATCATCCAAAAACAGCAGAGAGATTCCTGTGTAATCATCAGGTGATGGGCACCGGGAGATTCTCCTCAGGAcgacattactgggatgtggagatCAATGTGTCTGTATTGTGGATGGTGGGgatgtgttatcccagtatagacaggagaggagatcagTCATACATTGGGGATAATAACATGTCCTGGGTATTGTGTGGAGGGCAGGTGTGTAATAATCAGTATTTAGTGATACATGTTGGTAAAGAGATCAAGTTACGTCACCAGATCTCCAGTGATAGAGTCAGGATCtgtctggattatgaggccggACGGCTGTCCTTTTATGAGCTGTGTTACCCCATAAGACACTTACACACCTTTATGACAACCTTCACCGGGCCCCTACATGCTGTCCTAGGTGTATATGATGGTTATATAAAGATATCAAGGTCACCAACAGATATGAGGGACCATCATCATAGAGGAAATGTGCCCAGAgactag